A stretch of the Pseudobacteriovorax antillogorgiicola genome encodes the following:
- a CDS encoding site-2 protease family protein, which translates to MEALSNPVVATILFLGILVFVHEAGHFLVGKWCGISVEVFSIGFGPTLISFQRKETSYRISAIPLGGYVKFFGSVRTEDVPEELKGTEFYRAPIWARLATVAAGPIANFLLAIVVFTIIGLHGVKLPPAVVGEIMKGSPADRAGLSFNDQIKEINGEDVKTWKDLQRIVADNPGEKLTFVIERDGAQQEISLVPEEIEDKELARSKGRIGISPTFVPSTLTVTDSNKPIAMAGVQTGFRVEKVRFDDGPEMDAKYWRQLKKLWFAADGAQTMTLMGFRAKQDPRERDDEERALQSIEIDVSQVESLTPENLGVRDSQLTIGVLLEEVESLQPGDAILAWNDQSVDNAFALSEIISENTTPKVALTVLRNGESLVQEVALKPVDVQRAAGKLTLYTLPVMFWGSMEQAEFVEEVYSNPIEALGYGFQETYTLTKTIAGAVVGLFTGDMPLQALGGPIAIAKVASDSVKMGLIAFLHLLAMISINLGLLNLIPIPVLDGGQLLLIGAEGVARKPLPDAAIEGYQKIGFVMVLALIAMATYNDLGRFWASMMKGASSLF; encoded by the coding sequence ATGGAAGCTCTTTCTAACCCTGTAGTAGCAACCATACTCTTTTTAGGGATACTGGTTTTCGTTCACGAGGCTGGTCACTTTTTAGTCGGTAAGTGGTGCGGTATTTCTGTTGAGGTCTTTTCTATTGGCTTTGGCCCTACCCTGATCAGCTTTCAACGTAAAGAAACGAGCTATCGCATCAGTGCTATACCTCTCGGCGGGTATGTCAAGTTTTTTGGCTCTGTTCGAACCGAAGATGTTCCTGAAGAACTCAAGGGAACTGAGTTTTATCGAGCCCCGATATGGGCCCGGCTTGCTACAGTCGCCGCAGGACCCATCGCCAACTTCCTACTTGCCATAGTCGTATTCACTATAATCGGTCTTCATGGGGTCAAGCTTCCACCAGCAGTTGTGGGTGAAATTATGAAGGGGAGTCCAGCGGACCGAGCCGGACTTTCTTTCAACGATCAAATCAAGGAAATCAATGGCGAGGACGTAAAAACCTGGAAAGATCTCCAACGAATTGTGGCTGATAATCCAGGAGAAAAACTTACCTTCGTGATTGAGCGTGACGGTGCACAGCAGGAAATTTCATTAGTTCCTGAAGAGATCGAGGACAAGGAGCTAGCGCGGTCAAAGGGTCGGATTGGTATTTCCCCGACCTTCGTACCATCTACCCTCACAGTGACTGACTCGAACAAACCTATAGCTATGGCTGGTGTTCAAACAGGATTTAGAGTGGAGAAGGTTCGGTTTGACGATGGTCCTGAAATGGATGCAAAGTACTGGCGCCAGCTAAAGAAGTTGTGGTTCGCTGCTGACGGTGCCCAAACTATGACACTTATGGGTTTTAGGGCTAAACAAGATCCGCGCGAGCGAGATGATGAAGAGCGTGCCCTTCAGTCTATTGAGATTGATGTCAGTCAGGTCGAATCCCTTACTCCCGAGAATTTGGGTGTTCGCGATAGTCAGCTAACTATTGGCGTTCTTCTTGAGGAGGTTGAATCATTACAACCTGGCGACGCAATCTTGGCTTGGAATGATCAGAGCGTGGATAATGCCTTTGCCCTGAGCGAAATAATCTCGGAAAATACCACACCCAAAGTGGCCTTGACGGTTCTAAGGAACGGTGAGTCACTAGTACAGGAAGTCGCTCTGAAACCTGTAGACGTTCAAAGAGCCGCCGGTAAGTTGACCCTCTACACTCTACCGGTAATGTTCTGGGGCTCCATGGAACAGGCCGAGTTTGTGGAAGAGGTCTATAGCAACCCTATCGAGGCCCTAGGCTATGGCTTTCAGGAAACCTATACCCTAACAAAAACCATCGCGGGAGCGGTGGTCGGTCTATTTACCGGAGACATGCCTCTTCAGGCCCTGGGTGGACCCATCGCTATTGCTAAAGTAGCTTCAGACTCCGTAAAAATGGGTCTCATTGCGTTTCTGCACTTGCTCGCCATGATTAGCATTAACCTGGGCTTGCTCAACTTGATTCCCATTCCAGTATTAGACGGTGGGCAACTTTTGCTTATTGGCGCAGAAGGTGTCGCTCGAAAACCATTGCCCGATGCTGCTATTGAAGGTTATCAGAAGATTGGCTTTGTGATGGTGCTCGCGCTGATTGCAATGGCAACTTACAATGACTTGGGGCGTTTCTGGGCATCCATGATGAAGGGTGCTTCGTCCTTATTTTAG
- a CDS encoding phosphatidate cytidylyltransferase, translating into MLKQRVLTVLLALPLFLALLILAPKWVLIPFFMCLVGLGTFEMASMLVPRLENAFNPASQQSKPPLWIVPTAVGFACLIFLGSSVYSADGGRGMVLAGMLGGILIGSFFAPDNETAFARTVALLVSIVYGSFPWLATWDLFLMGEGSRYVLYLCTVVWAGDTGAYFGGKQFGKHKLAPRMSPKKTWEGSIAGLIASVAGGLICNAVYQGQLGPWLVIGLASLVGGAFGQMGDLVESTFKRFSGVKDSGVVFPGHGGFLDRVDGLLFAAPVIWFILYNLGK; encoded by the coding sequence ATGCTTAAGCAAAGAGTGCTCACAGTCCTGCTAGCCCTCCCTCTGTTTCTCGCCCTTCTCATCTTAGCTCCTAAATGGGTTCTTATCCCTTTCTTTATGTGCCTTGTTGGCTTAGGGACCTTCGAGATGGCTTCGATGCTCGTACCTCGCCTCGAAAATGCTTTCAATCCAGCATCGCAGCAGTCTAAACCGCCGCTTTGGATTGTGCCCACTGCAGTAGGCTTTGCATGCTTAATATTTCTCGGCTCTTCAGTCTACTCCGCGGATGGTGGTCGAGGCATGGTTCTGGCGGGAATGCTGGGCGGGATTCTCATAGGTTCGTTTTTCGCGCCCGATAATGAGACAGCATTTGCGAGAACAGTCGCTTTGTTAGTATCAATCGTCTATGGTTCTTTCCCATGGCTTGCTACGTGGGACTTGTTTCTTATGGGGGAGGGCTCTCGTTACGTCTTGTATCTTTGTACTGTCGTTTGGGCAGGTGACACTGGTGCTTATTTTGGCGGGAAACAATTTGGCAAGCACAAGCTAGCACCTCGCATGTCTCCAAAAAAGACTTGGGAGGGCTCCATTGCGGGGCTGATTGCCAGTGTAGCAGGGGGGCTTATTTGCAACGCCGTTTACCAAGGGCAATTGGGTCCATGGTTGGTTATCGGCTTGGCAAGCCTCGTCGGAGGGGCATTTGGTCAAATGGGAGACCTAGTGGAATCAACTTTCAAGCGTTTTTCTGGGGTCAAAGACTCAGGAGTCGTCTTCCCTGGCCATGGGGGCTTTTTAGACCGTGTCGATGGCCTACTATTTGCCGCCCCCGTCATTTGGTTTATTTTGTATAATTTGGGTAAATGA
- a CDS encoding isoprenyl transferase: MRNRRIGVASLKLRLFDTLLRTETTGYMDIHKAKRIPRHVAIIMDGNGRWAQGRLQPRIFGHRNGAKRVRDVVEAAGEQGVKYLTLYAFSEENWNRPVDEVKGLFRLLSSYLRDELAHLNENNVRLRSIGERDRLPRDCQDLLEKAEKSTAGNDGLQLVLALSYGSRSDLVQGMKRLASLIKRGELEPEDITEKMVAQSLSTADIPDPDLLIRTSGEQRVSNFLLWEISYSEMYFTPKHWPEFGKKDFAAALEAYAARDRRFGRVPKGLFMSSKQISAKI, encoded by the coding sequence ATGAGAAACAGGAGGATCGGGGTCGCATCATTAAAATTGCGTCTGTTTGACACTTTGTTACGGACAGAAACGACAGGGTATATGGACATTCATAAGGCAAAAAGAATCCCAAGGCACGTTGCTATCATCATGGACGGAAATGGCCGCTGGGCCCAGGGGCGTCTGCAGCCAAGGATATTTGGGCATCGAAATGGTGCCAAACGGGTCCGCGATGTGGTTGAGGCAGCGGGTGAGCAAGGTGTTAAGTATTTGACGCTTTACGCGTTCAGTGAAGAAAATTGGAACCGTCCAGTGGACGAAGTAAAAGGGCTATTCCGGCTCTTGTCGAGTTATCTCCGCGACGAGCTGGCCCATTTGAATGAAAACAATGTGCGCTTGCGAAGCATTGGTGAGCGAGACCGTCTGCCGAGGGATTGCCAGGACCTCCTTGAAAAAGCCGAAAAATCGACAGCTGGCAACGACGGCCTACAGCTGGTCCTAGCCCTAAGCTACGGCTCACGGAGCGACTTAGTTCAAGGAATGAAGCGTCTTGCGAGCCTTATCAAGCGTGGCGAGCTTGAGCCGGAAGATATTACGGAAAAGATGGTGGCTCAGTCTTTGAGCACAGCCGATATTCCTGACCCTGACCTACTTATACGCACCAGTGGTGAGCAGCGGGTGTCCAACTTCCTCTTATGGGAAATTTCTTATTCGGAAATGTACTTCACTCCTAAACATTGGCCCGAGTTTGGCAAAAAGGACTTTGCTGCAGCCTTGGAAGCCTATGCTGCTCGCGATCGTCGATTCGGTCGTGTGCCAAAAGGCTTATTCATGTCCAGTAAGCAAATCAGTGCGAAAATTTAG
- a CDS encoding SAM-dependent methyltransferase: protein MSDAKPNARGTLILASNCLGLPDDIPQRSLTALRESDLLVFEEDRPARQALKAAGIHRDYLKFTEHNEASTREDVKQALKSGQTVCYMSDQGVPTLADPGSELLKIAYSLDAPVRVIPGPSSVTAALAACPFLESRFLYYGFLPREPDKRSIAIAELAQNPHPIVFLDTPYRRKALLEALSQGFGGDRKALLAVDISGDQEGFYHRSLDALADLTLDKLNFVIVVQGAATKSRPKKKRRPH from the coding sequence ATGAGCGACGCTAAACCGAATGCCAGAGGAACCCTTATCCTGGCTTCTAACTGCCTGGGATTACCAGACGATATCCCTCAACGCAGCCTGACGGCACTTCGGGAGTCTGATCTTTTAGTTTTTGAAGAAGACCGCCCGGCCCGACAAGCCCTCAAGGCAGCTGGAATCCATCGAGACTACCTGAAGTTCACCGAGCATAATGAAGCCTCGACAAGGGAAGATGTTAAGCAAGCCCTCAAGAGTGGCCAAACGGTTTGCTACATGAGCGACCAAGGCGTTCCAACCCTTGCCGATCCAGGCTCAGAGCTTTTAAAAATTGCCTATTCCTTGGATGCTCCTGTTCGAGTAATTCCTGGACCAAGCTCGGTGACAGCGGCTTTGGCTGCCTGTCCATTTCTAGAATCTCGTTTCTTGTACTATGGTTTCTTACCTCGGGAGCCGGATAAGCGCAGCATCGCGATCGCGGAACTAGCTCAAAATCCGCATCCTATCGTTTTTCTGGACACGCCCTATAGACGTAAAGCGCTTCTTGAGGCCTTATCTCAAGGTTTCGGAGGCGACCGCAAAGCCCTTCTTGCCGTAGATATTTCGGGGGATCAGGAAGGTTTTTATCACAGGAGCTTGGACGCTCTCGCTGATCTTACTTTAGATAAGTTGAATTTTGTTATTGTCGTCCAAGGAGCTGCAACGAAAAGTCGCCCGAAGAAGAAGCGTCGCCCTCACTGA
- a CDS encoding AI-2E family transporter: MSKASVYDWHLFKRFMRFIAFFSLGLGLSALVYRSLIVSVAISLIFTYILSPAVSKLSYSGKVGRNWIVLGVSILFFGGFISGAAAIVPTIYTELVEILKQIPRAVVYVNQKIIPIRDFMVSRGFISYEAFDKIILDLDLMRKVTTTTTDAIQKVWSSTPQVLGGALNTVLIPLMTWFFLNNMSNIRLFIQSIVPKDIQSLAQYNIRKMDIILWGVVKGQLLVALILSFLYMFGFSVIGLQSGIAIGAVAGICRIVPYLDVLVGSMLSVVVIIGQGGSLGMVMAVAVVITLVQLLDGMIVTPRIIGDRAGIHPVVVIASVIAFGDWFGILGIILAVPTVAIIVSGLQMALPYYRNSPFFKGETE; this comes from the coding sequence ATGTCCAAAGCTTCTGTTTACGATTGGCACTTGTTCAAGCGTTTCATGAGATTCATCGCTTTCTTCTCACTTGGCCTGGGGCTGTCTGCCCTAGTCTATCGCAGCCTCATCGTCTCGGTCGCGATCAGCCTTATTTTTACTTATATTTTGAGCCCCGCGGTCTCCAAGCTTAGCTACAGTGGCAAAGTCGGTCGTAACTGGATCGTATTAGGGGTTTCAATTTTATTTTTCGGTGGTTTCATTAGTGGGGCTGCAGCTATTGTTCCCACTATCTATACCGAGCTGGTCGAGATCCTAAAACAGATTCCGCGGGCGGTGGTTTACGTAAATCAAAAGATCATTCCGATTCGAGATTTTATGGTGAGTCGGGGCTTTATTAGCTACGAAGCTTTCGACAAAATCATTCTTGACCTCGATCTCATGAGGAAGGTGACAACCACCACAACCGATGCCATTCAGAAAGTGTGGTCGAGTACCCCTCAAGTCTTGGGAGGAGCCTTAAATACCGTTCTTATTCCCTTGATGACTTGGTTTTTCCTAAATAATATGAGTAATATACGGCTCTTTATTCAGAGCATCGTTCCCAAGGATATCCAGTCATTAGCCCAATACAATATTCGCAAGATGGATATTATCCTTTGGGGTGTTGTGAAGGGCCAGCTTCTGGTAGCTCTGATCCTGTCGTTTCTCTATATGTTTGGCTTCTCGGTGATTGGCCTGCAATCTGGCATCGCCATAGGGGCGGTGGCTGGGATTTGCCGCATCGTACCCTATCTTGATGTCCTTGTGGGGTCGATGTTGAGTGTTGTGGTGATCATTGGTCAGGGTGGTAGCCTTGGGATGGTCATGGCTGTGGCAGTTGTCATCACATTGGTGCAATTGCTCGATGGCATGATTGTGACTCCTAGAATCATTGGTGATCGCGCAGGCATTCATCCTGTGGTGGTCATCGCCTCGGTCATTGCCTTTGGTGATTGGTTTGGAATCTTAGGGATCATTCTCGCGGTACCGACTGTTGCCATTATAGTCAGTGGCTTGCAGATGGCCTTACCTTACTATCGGAACTCGCCTTTTTTCAAAGGCGAGACTGAATAG
- the prmC gene encoding peptide chain release factor N(5)-glutamine methyltransferase produces MVEVWTIRDILLWSSNFLKSKDIDTARLDAELLMSQALGCQRIDLYCHYDKPVDQEEKATIRSYLQRRAAGEPVAYILGQREFYGREFSVSSDVLIPRPETEHLIEAVLELHKTYDFKSILDVGTGSGAIAVTLGKEVPGAHVEAWDVSEKALALAQTNATRWEQVVEFKVRDALKEDTWLDIAEPFDLICSNPPYIGEHEKGIMGASVLNFEPHVALFAEDGGFAFYKALARLAQRALTPDGHLVLEIGATQGEKVVSILEDHGWRSVTVIRDLANLPRIVKALAPKV; encoded by the coding sequence ATGGTTGAGGTGTGGACCATCCGCGATATTCTGCTGTGGTCGTCGAATTTCTTAAAAAGTAAGGACATCGACACAGCAAGGCTAGACGCTGAACTTTTGATGAGTCAAGCTCTCGGTTGCCAGCGGATTGACCTATACTGTCACTACGATAAGCCGGTCGACCAGGAAGAAAAAGCTACGATTCGTAGCTATTTACAACGGCGGGCCGCTGGGGAGCCAGTCGCTTATATTCTCGGGCAGCGTGAATTCTATGGCAGAGAGTTCTCCGTTTCCTCCGATGTGCTTATCCCTAGACCCGAAACTGAACACCTCATCGAGGCGGTGCTTGAGCTTCATAAAACTTACGACTTCAAGTCGATTCTTGATGTTGGTACAGGTTCTGGAGCTATTGCCGTAACCCTTGGCAAAGAGGTTCCAGGGGCTCATGTTGAAGCCTGGGATGTGTCTGAGAAAGCCTTAGCGCTAGCGCAGACAAACGCTACTCGATGGGAGCAAGTTGTTGAGTTTAAGGTTCGCGATGCTCTAAAGGAAGATACTTGGCTCGATATCGCGGAACCTTTTGATTTGATTTGCTCGAATCCTCCTTATATTGGCGAACATGAAAAAGGCATCATGGGCGCTTCGGTTCTAAACTTCGAACCTCATGTCGCGCTCTTTGCTGAAGATGGAGGCTTTGCCTTCTACAAGGCGCTGGCAAGGCTTGCCCAACGGGCTCTCACCCCTGATGGTCATCTTGTCCTAGAAATAGGCGCGACGCAGGGGGAAAAAGTCGTTAGTATTCTAGAAGACCATGGCTGGAGAAGTGTGACCGTGATTCGCGATCTAGCCAATTTACCTCGCATCGTGAAGGCCCTGGCTCCCAAAGTATAG
- the prfA gene encoding peptide chain release factor 1, which translates to MFDKLETIELRFNEIESQMSRGDIDGKELTRLSKERATIVDIVEAYRVYKQQKEERDAAKEMLKEDDPDMRAMAKEELSSLEAAIEESESNLQILTLPRDPNDEKNVILEVRAGTGGEEASLFAADLLRMYTRHAEKSGWKVEMMSSTESASGGYKEAVVLIKGERVFSRLKFESGVHRVQRVPQTETQGRVHTSACTVAILPEADDVDEVPIDQKDLDIGTFRSSGAGGQHVNTTDSAVRIVHKPSGIVVECQDERSQIKNRDKAMKVLKARLLEKMQREQADAISADRKSQVGSGDRSERIRTYNFPQGRLTDHRINLTLYKLDGVMEGDIGEVLDSLGAHHQTELLKQSLEGNV; encoded by the coding sequence ATGTTTGATAAACTAGAAACCATTGAACTCCGTTTCAATGAAATTGAAAGCCAGATGTCGCGAGGCGATATCGATGGCAAGGAGCTAACGCGGCTTTCTAAAGAACGGGCCACCATCGTCGATATTGTCGAGGCCTACCGCGTTTATAAGCAGCAAAAAGAAGAGCGTGATGCTGCGAAAGAGATGTTAAAAGAAGATGATCCGGATATGCGGGCAATGGCTAAGGAAGAGTTATCAAGCCTTGAAGCGGCCATCGAAGAATCTGAAAGTAACCTTCAGATTCTAACCTTGCCTCGCGACCCCAATGATGAAAAGAACGTCATCCTCGAAGTTCGTGCTGGTACTGGTGGGGAGGAAGCCTCGCTCTTTGCTGCCGATTTGCTGCGGATGTACACCCGCCATGCAGAAAAAAGTGGTTGGAAGGTCGAGATGATGTCCTCCACAGAGTCGGCATCCGGGGGATATAAGGAAGCTGTCGTGCTCATAAAAGGTGAGCGTGTTTTCAGTCGTCTGAAATTTGAAAGTGGTGTTCATCGCGTGCAACGTGTACCACAAACAGAAACCCAAGGTCGTGTTCATACCAGTGCCTGCACCGTTGCGATTCTGCCTGAGGCGGATGATGTCGATGAGGTTCCCATTGATCAAAAAGATCTGGATATCGGCACATTCCGGTCATCGGGAGCTGGTGGCCAGCACGTAAATACCACAGACTCAGCTGTTCGAATCGTTCACAAACCGTCGGGCATTGTTGTTGAGTGTCAGGATGAACGATCGCAGATCAAGAACCGGGATAAGGCTATGAAAGTCCTAAAAGCCCGCCTTTTGGAAAAGATGCAACGTGAGCAGGCTGATGCTATCAGTGCTGATCGCAAGAGTCAGGTGGGAAGTGGCGACCGTAGTGAGAGGATTCGTACTTATAACTTTCCTCAGGGGCGACTTACGGATCACCGCATCAACCTAACTCTCTATAAGCTAGACGGCGTTATGGAGGGGGATATTGGTGAAGTCTTAGATTCTCTCGGCGCTCATCACCAAACAGAGTTATTGAAGCAGTCTTTAGAAGGAAATGTGTGA
- the rho gene encoding transcription termination factor Rho — protein sequence MTEKDKSTDKPKTSRKTSAKAKEAGAESNQEINLKELKERKISDLNKLARELGVEGSSSMRKQDLIFALLQAQSEQGGVIYGEGVLETLPDGFGFLRAPDYNYLPGPDDIYVSPSQIRRFNLRTGDTVSGQIRPPKDTERYFALLKVEKVNSAPPDPGFDKILFDNLTPLYPMEKFKMEVASSNYSTRIIDIMCPIGKGQRALVVAPPRTGKTVLLQNIAHSIEKNHPEAILIVLLIDERPEEVTDMERSVKGEVISSTFDEPAQRHVQVAEMVIEKAKRLVEHRNDVVILLDSITRLARAYNSVVPPSGKILSGGVDSNALHKPKRFFGAARNIEDGGSLTIIATALIDTGSRMDEVIFEEFKGTGNMELVLDRKLSEKRVFPAMDINKSGTRKEELLLPKEVLNRMWILRKLLQPLNTVDAMEFLLNKMEKTDSNADFLNSMNG from the coding sequence ATGACTGAAAAGGACAAGTCAACAGACAAGCCTAAAACGTCAAGAAAGACTAGTGCAAAAGCTAAGGAAGCTGGTGCCGAAAGCAATCAAGAAATTAATCTTAAGGAACTGAAAGAGAGAAAGATCTCTGACTTGAACAAACTCGCCCGAGAACTCGGTGTTGAAGGTTCAAGCAGCATGCGTAAGCAGGACCTCATCTTTGCTCTGCTTCAAGCACAATCCGAGCAGGGTGGTGTGATTTACGGTGAGGGGGTTCTTGAAACTCTTCCCGATGGTTTCGGTTTCTTGCGCGCGCCGGACTACAATTACCTACCGGGGCCCGATGATATATACGTATCACCATCACAGATTCGAAGGTTCAACCTTCGTACGGGTGACACCGTTTCTGGGCAAATCAGACCTCCAAAGGACACAGAGCGCTACTTCGCTTTGTTGAAAGTAGAGAAGGTCAACAGTGCGCCACCCGATCCGGGTTTCGATAAGATTCTATTCGACAACCTTACGCCTCTTTACCCCATGGAAAAGTTCAAGATGGAAGTGGCGTCCAGCAACTACTCGACACGGATCATCGACATCATGTGTCCGATCGGTAAGGGGCAGCGGGCTTTGGTTGTGGCGCCTCCACGAACGGGTAAAACTGTATTATTGCAGAATATTGCTCACTCCATTGAGAAAAATCATCCTGAAGCCATTTTGATCGTGCTTCTGATCGACGAACGTCCGGAAGAGGTTACGGACATGGAGCGCTCTGTTAAGGGTGAAGTGATCAGCTCGACTTTCGACGAGCCAGCTCAGCGCCACGTTCAGGTTGCTGAAATGGTTATCGAAAAGGCTAAGCGACTGGTGGAACACCGCAACGATGTGGTTATCCTTTTGGACTCCATCACTCGTCTCGCACGAGCCTATAACTCAGTCGTTCCGCCTTCTGGAAAGATTCTTTCTGGTGGTGTCGACTCCAACGCGCTTCACAAGCCGAAGAGGTTCTTCGGTGCAGCTCGTAACATCGAGGATGGTGGATCACTCACGATCATCGCGACTGCTCTGATCGACACCGGCTCCCGTATGGACGAAGTGATTTTCGAAGAATTCAAGGGTACCGGTAACATGGAACTGGTTCTTGATCGCAAGTTGTCTGAAAAGCGTGTGTTCCCAGCAATGGATATCAACAAGTCCGGTACGCGAAAAGAAGAGCTTCTCCTTCCGAAAGAAGTTCTCAATCGTATGTGGATTTTGAGAAAGCTGCTGCAACCGCTTAATACTGTCGACGCCATGGAGTTCTTGTTGAACAAGATGGAAAAGACAGACAGCAATGCTGACTTCTTGAACTCAATGAATGGCTAA
- a CDS encoding carboxymuconolactone decarboxylase family protein: MQKSSREPVFLYTDEQVREKSPIARSFLEQREVQNKAVDEANNKLLKRIYNVDHNAYLEGGALAARTKELMGLVASAALRCDDCINYHIIQSYRLGASRAEQEESINIATVVGGTIVVPHLRRAYMLLGELYA; the protein is encoded by the coding sequence ATGCAAAAGTCATCACGAGAGCCAGTATTTCTCTATACTGATGAACAAGTCCGAGAAAAGAGCCCGATCGCTCGTTCATTTCTAGAGCAGAGAGAGGTTCAAAATAAAGCGGTTGATGAGGCTAACAATAAGCTTTTGAAACGTATCTATAACGTAGATCATAACGCCTACCTTGAAGGTGGAGCCTTAGCCGCAAGAACTAAGGAGTTGATGGGGCTGGTAGCATCAGCTGCCTTACGTTGCGACGATTGCATCAACTACCACATCATCCAAAGCTATCGCTTGGGAGCCAGCCGAGCGGAGCAAGAGGAATCAATCAACATTGCGACAGTGGTCGGGGGTACGATAGTCGTGCCACACCTTCGGCGAGCCTACATGTTATTGGGTGAGCTTTACGCCTAA
- the rimO gene encoding 30S ribosomal protein S12 methylthiotransferase RimO, producing MDATASQNRKVHLISLGCARNRVDSEVMLGTLMEQDWTVTQDADDADAVIINTCGFIGPAKEESVNTILEASQLKEKNPNMKVVVAGCLTQRYKTKLVDGLPEVDLFVGTDEFPKIGDFLSQDLPQGTINAKRTHYLYDGSLPKQNTLSRWSAYVKVAEGCQHNCAFCIIPAIRGELRSRPIPNVMKEVEKLAAEGVQEINLIAQDLAAYGRDWGSSDLLDLLKQMVEVEGIRWIRLLYVYPENISDEFVEFLANNDKIVKYLDIPVQHASNGMLRSMNREVTKEEIASTVAKLRRAIPEIAIRTSVMVGFPGETDEDFQELKAFVKEQRFDHLGCFSYSQEEGTVAGRMKNQIDEDLKAQRQAEIMEVQKDISAENLEKYVGTYQDVLVVGTSEETDLLMEGRLSTQAPEVDGIVYINDGDVKVGEIQRVYITESHDYDLVGKVVPLS from the coding sequence ATGGATGCCACAGCCTCACAGAATCGTAAAGTCCATTTAATATCGTTAGGGTGTGCTCGCAACCGAGTGGACTCCGAGGTGATGTTGGGCACATTGATGGAGCAAGATTGGACGGTAACCCAGGATGCTGATGATGCAGACGCTGTGATTATCAATACTTGCGGTTTTATTGGGCCAGCAAAAGAGGAAAGCGTTAACACCATCCTCGAAGCGTCTCAGCTTAAAGAGAAGAACCCCAATATGAAAGTTGTGGTCGCGGGATGCCTTACCCAGCGCTACAAAACTAAGCTAGTCGATGGCTTACCAGAGGTCGACCTCTTCGTTGGAACGGATGAATTTCCAAAAATTGGCGACTTTTTAAGTCAGGATTTGCCCCAGGGAACGATCAATGCAAAACGAACTCACTACCTATACGATGGTAGCTTGCCTAAGCAGAATACCCTGTCCCGGTGGTCGGCTTACGTGAAAGTCGCTGAAGGATGCCAACATAACTGTGCTTTTTGTATTATTCCAGCCATCCGCGGTGAACTCCGATCGCGCCCTATCCCAAATGTTATGAAAGAAGTGGAGAAGCTGGCAGCGGAAGGGGTTCAAGAAATCAATCTGATTGCACAGGACTTGGCTGCTTATGGTCGGGACTGGGGCAGCTCAGACCTTCTCGATCTATTGAAGCAAATGGTTGAAGTGGAAGGCATCCGTTGGATTCGCTTGCTTTACGTTTACCCTGAGAACATTTCGGACGAGTTTGTTGAGTTCCTCGCTAACAATGACAAGATTGTAAAGTACTTAGATATTCCTGTTCAGCATGCAAGCAATGGCATGTTGCGGTCGATGAACCGCGAGGTAACCAAAGAAGAAATTGCCTCAACGGTGGCAAAGTTACGACGGGCGATTCCAGAAATCGCGATTCGAACGTCTGTGATGGTTGGGTTTCCTGGTGAAACAGACGAGGACTTTCAAGAATTAAAAGCTTTTGTTAAGGAGCAACGATTCGACCACCTGGGTTGCTTCTCTTACTCTCAGGAAGAAGGTACGGTTGCTGGCCGTATGAAGAATCAGATTGACGAAGACCTAAAGGCACAACGTCAGGCTGAAATTATGGAAGTACAAAAAGATATTTCGGCAGAGAACCTTGAAAAGTATGTGGGAACCTACCAGGACGTCCTAGTGGTAGGGACGTCAGAAGAAACGGATCTTCTTATGGAAGGTCGACTTAGCACTCAAGCTCCTGAGGTCGATGGAATTGTGTATATCAACGATGGTGATGTCAAAGTCGGCGAGATTCAACGGGTATATATCACAGAGTCTCATGATTACGATCTTGTGGGCAAAGTAGTGCCCCTTTCCTAA